GTAAGATCTATCAAGTTGTAATCCACCGAGACTCAGTATCCGATTCCTCTACTTAACGCATGGAACGTAAATGACGCGCTGCTTCTTCCGGCATGATTGGGTTCATAAACACTCCTGTGCCCAGCTCAAGTCCTGCAATTCCGGCTAGCCGCGGCATGATCTTAAAGTGCCAACGGTAACAGCTTTCCCACAAACTCTCCGCTTGTCCCGGCATCGCTCTCAGCGGAGCCGTGTAAAGCACAAGATTGTAACTTGGCCGCTTCAATATCTTTTGCAGACGACTAAGTGATTGTTTCAAGACGTCTGCGCAAGTGTGCAGTTCGTAATCCTGCACAGTGCGAAAATCGCTGCTTTGTCGTCGCGGCACAACCCACATTTCAAAAGAAAAACGGCTGGCATAAGGGCACAAGACAACAAAATCCCGATTTTCAATTACAATACGAATGTCCATGGATAACTCTTGTCGAATCAGATCATCAAAATAGTTTCGCTCATGACGCAAGTAGTATTCACGAGCGTTGTTTAATTCATGAATGAAGACAGGCGGCACAACGGGCAAGCCCATGATTTGTGAATGTGGATGCTTCAGGGAAGCGCCAGCTAAAGGCCCTACGTTTTTGAACGCGACGATGTAACGCATTCTTAAGTCGCGAGTCAGATCAAGCATTCGAGCACGGTAAGCCTGAAGCACTTCAAAAACGCCTTGCGGAGATTGATCATGCAACTCCTTGTTTGGATCCGGGGTTTCCACAACCACTTCGTGAGCGCCGATGCCTGTTAGACAATCATTATGTCCACAGGCTGAAGCTTCGAGTTGACCCTCTACACGAAGCGCGGGATAACGATTCGGCACAACACGGACACGCCATCCAGGGGTGTTCGGCGCACGGCCAGCCTCTCCGATTGCATAAACCTCCGGTGGCGTGAGCTGCTCATGGCCAGGTAAGAAGGCATTCACCTCTTGCATACGGATACCTTCTTCATGAAATTCAAGCGGCCTTCTGACTCGCTCTGGACAAAATATCACCCAATGACGCAACAGAGCATCCCGACGTAGTTCAGACATAGATCATTTCCCTTCCGTGAGTTTTCTTCTCAAAATTTCGTTCATTAACTGCGGATGTGCTTTACCCTTTGTCGCTTTCATAATGTAACCCTTGAAGGCATTGATCGCAGCTTCTTTACCTGCCTTAAAATCTGCCACAGACCGCGGATTGGCCGCGATCGCCTCATCGCATAAGCGCTCAAGCTCAGCAATGTCGCTCATCTGAGTCATCCCTTTGGCTTGCACAATTTTTTCAGGTTCCTCTCCCGATTCAAACATTGCAGCTAAGACCTCGCGAGCCTGCTTAGAATTGATTTTTCCTGAATCCACAAGGTTGGCGAGCTGCGCAAAGTGGGCAGCGGGAATTTTCACCGGCTCCGTTATATCATGCGCGGCGAGATAATCGTTCGTTAAATAATTTGCAACGAGACTCGGCTGTTTGGCTCCTTGAGCAGCAAGCTCGAAATAATCCGCAAAGCTTCGTTCCGAAGCCAGCACGCTGGCTTGATATTCGGATAAACCATAGCGCTCTTGAAAGCGTTTCTTTTTCGCAGCTGGTAGCTCTGGGACTAGAGATTCTGCTTCTTTTAGAAGTCCATCATCCGTTCGGATCGGCATCAAATCTGGATCAGGGAAATAACGATAATCGTGAGCTTGTTCTTTCGTGCGCATGACATACGTCTGCCCTCTAGCGTCATCCCATCGGCGCGTCTCTTGTCGAATTGTTCCTCCTTGGCTTACGATTTGGATTTGTCGATCGATTTCATAAGCTAGCGCGCGCCGAACAGCCGAAATCGAATTCAGGTTTTTAATTTCACACTTTGTCCCAAATGTGGTGGCGCCTGCTGGACGCACGGAGACGTTCACATCGCAGCGCATCTGCCCTTTTTCCATATCAGCGTCGCTGATGTTGCCGTAAATCAATATTTGCTTGAGTGCGGTGAGATAAGCAAAGGCTTCTTCGGGGGTGCGAATGTCAGCTTCTGAAACGATTTCCATAAGGGGCGTGCCCGCGCGATTAAAGTCAATACCGCTGTAGCCCTCAAAATGAAACGATTTGGCAACATCCTCTTCGAGATGTATTCGGTGTAAGCGCACGGAGCGTGGATTTAGAGCTTGTTCTTGTTTCTGTGCATCCTTGGGAAAGGCAAGTGTGTAGAGATCGATCCGACCGCCAAGGCAAAGAGGCTGGTCGTATTGAGAAATCTGATAATTCTTTGGCATGTCGGGATAAAAATAGTTTTTCCGATCAAATTTGCAGGTCTTCGCAATTTCGCAATGTAGCATCAATCCTGTAGCGATCGTTTTCACAATTGCCTCCCGATTCGGGGTTGGCAACGCACCCGGATAACCGAGGCAGACAGGGCACACGTTGGTATTGGGTTCTGCTCCAAATTCGTTTCTGCAACCGCAGAACATCTTTGTGGCTGTCTTTATCTGGACGTGCACTTCAAGGCCGATGACTGCTTCGTAAGGGATCGCACTCATAATGCTTGTTCTTGATTCAATCCAGCGCAATGGGCGGTTTCTCTAAATGCCAGGGAGTGGCACGTTCGTAGGCGTGGGCTACTTTTAAAATCTTTTCTTCCCCCCAGGCTGGGCCGATGAGTTGAAGGCCGACGGGCAGTTTAGGGCGATCTGCTGTTTCTTGAGTAAATCCACAAGGGATGGAAATTCCGCAGATTCCAGCCAGATTCACCGCAATCGTGTAAATGTCTGCCAGATACATTTGCAGGGGATCGCTAGTTTTTTCGCCGATTTTGAATGCTGGAATCGGTGAGGTCGGTGTGGCAATGACGTCGCACAGAGTGAAGGCCTCTTCAAAATCCTTTTTTAGAAGCGCGCGGACTTTTTGCGCCCGATTGTAGTATGCATCGTAGTAGCCTGATGAGAGAACGTAGGTCCCGAGAATGATTCGGCGTTTTACTTCAGGACCAAAACCTTCTTCACGGCTTAGGAAGTAATGTTCCAGCACGTCCTTTGCCTGCGTCGTGCGATGACCATAACGAACGCCGTCGTAGCGAGCGAGATTCGCAGAGGCTTCTGCCGTAGCGATAATGTAATACACAGCGACCGCGTATCGGGTATGGGGCAGGCTAATGGGAATTGCACGCGCACCCAATTTTTCTAGCTCCGCGATAGCCTCACGAATGCGACTTTCTACCTCTGGATCCATCCCTTCCACAAAATACTCTTTCGGCACTCCGATCCGCATGCCTTTTATGTCGCTATTTTTCAAGGTAGGCGCCAGTGGAGCATATTCTCGCCGGGCGGAAGTGTTTTCCATGGGATCATATCCACTGATGACATCGAGTAGGATTGCGGCATCTTCGACTGTTTTTGCAAAGGGACCGATTTGGTCAAGGCTTGAGGCAAAAGCGACAAGGCCATATCGTGAGACTCGACCATAGGTGGGTTTAATTCCAACGCATCCGCAGAGGGCAGCAGGTTGCCGGATAGAGCCGCCGGTATCTGAGCCGAGCGCAGCGATTGCCTCATGTGCAGCGACGACGGCAGCCGATCCACCGCTGGAGCCGCCCGGGATGCGGGTTGTATCCCAAGGATTGCGTGTGATGCCCCATGCAGAGTTTTCGGTTGAAGAGCCCATGGCAAACTCATCCATATTGGTGCGTCCTAGCAGGATAGCTCCTGCTTCTCTGAGCTTGGAGATGACTGTGGCGTCATATGGAGCCACATAGTTTTCCAACATCTTTGAGGAGCAAGTGCAAGGTTGGCCCTTGACGTTGATCACGTCTTTGATCGCAATGGGGATTCCGCCCAGAGGTTTCTCGATATCGACATTTTGAGCCGCTTGGCGTGCTTCTTCGTAGTTTTTGAAGTTGTAGCCTTGGAGAGTCGGATCAATTTTTTCGATTCGAGAGATGAGGGCTTCGACTATTTCGATTGGAGAAACGGATCGAGCTAGAAGATGTCGTCGGAGCGAAGCGATTGTCTCTGTGTGCCATTGCATGGGTAGATTCGCGGTTATTAGGGTTTTAATTATTCAACAACTTTGGGCATGAGGATTAATTCTGACGTATGTAGGGGAGCATTTTGAAGCGCGACCTCCCTAGGGAGGCTGGGGCGGGGTTCGTCGGTTCTGAGATGATTTTCTATAGGGGGCTGCGGCAATCGTTCGATCTTGGATAGATCGACTTCGGAGAGTTGGTTTACATAGTGTAAGACATCGCTGAGTTGCTTTTGGAAGGTGACAGTCTCTTCCGGTGAGAGCTGGATTCGTGCAAGTTGAGCGACGTAGGCGACGTCAATAGAGGCCGTTGATTCATGAGGCATACTCGGCCGCCTTCATAGCTGAGCAACCCACCTTCCGCAATAACAAAGGAAGGTAACCTTCTGTAAGAATTTCTTTAACTACCTGCAGGTCTATGAGGCGTTGCCCTCCTTTTTCAGGATAAATAAGCAAATCTCTGGTGGACAAAAAAAACGCACAGGCGGAAATGCCGATCCGTAGCCGCTCGTCACATAGACTGTGCCCGTATAAGTGCGGATAAAGCCGTAACGATATTTCTGCCCGAACGCACTGGAGATTATCGGCGCACCGAACCCTGGAATATAGACTTGCCCTCCATGGGTGTGTCCAGCAAACGCGAACGAATAATGCACATACTCTCGCAAATGCTCAAAAACGTCCGGATTATGCGTCACCAGCAGCGTGCATTCCTTTGTTGGTTGGTTCAACTCGGCACGATCACTTCGAGGCACTTCTGTATTCACGTCACTAAGGCCGGCCAATCGCAGCGTTTCTCCTTTTCGTATGAGACGCGTAAACGCATTACTGAGATCGGTGATGCCTGCTCGGATCATTCTCTCTCGCGCGTAGCTCAAATTTTCGTGTGCATCGTGATTGCCGAGGACGCCAAAAACACCCTCACGCGCTCGAAGTGCCTTCAAAACTTCGAACACCGAGTCCAGATAATGTCGCACTTTATACCCGTAGTGGACATAGTCCCCTCCGAGCAAGATTATATCAGGATCCAGGCCATGGATGGCCTCTACGGCCTCTTGAATTTTTTCAACCTCGAAATACCACGAGTGATGAAAGTCCGCGATAAAGACCACACGACTTCCTTCCCAAGCCAAAGGCAGATCAGGGAGGAAAAGCGTGTAATGACGCATCACCCATCGGCGCGTCTGGAGCCATGAACAATACCCTCCCCACGGGATGCCGACGCCAGTAGCGATCCAGAAAGCGCGCTTGAGAAACTCACGGCGGTTCATAACATTGCCAGTTCAATCCACTGGCTACGCACTCGGCTACTCATCCTCCTTGCCGTCCTCGATGGGAGCCTGTTGCAAGCTCAACTTCACACTCACGCCATAGAGCAGATGCAACAATCCAAACGTCCCAAACATAAAAAGCAGCGCCGTATTCGTATCACTCAAAACAAACGCACTCCCAAACAACACCACGGCCACCGCCACTAAGCCGCACACCAAAAAAGCCCAGCCCAGACTATAAAGCCCCTGCGGCGCATACGGCGGCAACGAAAGCAACGCAAGCCCATAAAAAAGAATCCAAAACATCGCTATCCAAGTCTGCGGATAGTTCGTTAACATCAACCACAACGGAATCAGAATCCCACAAAGCCCTGCCGGCACACAGCACAAAATCGTCTGCCTGTAACGTTCACTTTTCCTCCAGCTCCAGCCGTATCGCGGGCGAATGAAAACCCAAAATATCCCCGCCACCACCACGGCCCCCATCAACCATGTGCAATAAAAAAAACTACTTGGCACAATCCCATCCACAGACACCTTCCACCAAAGATAACCGACTAC
The window above is part of the Candidatus Methylacidiphilales bacterium genome. Proteins encoded here:
- the gatC gene encoding Asp-tRNA(Asn)/Glu-tRNA(Gln) amidotransferase subunit GatC; translation: MPHESTASIDVAYVAQLARIQLSPEETVTFQKQLSDVLHYVNQLSEVDLSKIERLPQPPIENHLRTDEPRPSLPREVALQNAPLHTSELILMPKVVE
- the gatA gene encoding Asp-tRNA(Asn)/Glu-tRNA(Gln) amidotransferase subunit GatA, coding for MQWHTETIASLRRHLLARSVSPIEIVEALISRIEKIDPTLQGYNFKNYEEARQAAQNVDIEKPLGGIPIAIKDVINVKGQPCTCSSKMLENYVAPYDATVISKLREAGAILLGRTNMDEFAMGSSTENSAWGITRNPWDTTRIPGGSSGGSAAVVAAHEAIAALGSDTGGSIRQPAALCGCVGIKPTYGRVSRYGLVAFASSLDQIGPFAKTVEDAAILLDVISGYDPMENTSARREYAPLAPTLKNSDIKGMRIGVPKEYFVEGMDPEVESRIREAIAELEKLGARAIPISLPHTRYAVAVYYIIATAEASANLARYDGVRYGHRTTQAKDVLEHYFLSREEGFGPEVKRRIILGTYVLSSGYYDAYYNRAQKVRALLKKDFEEAFTLCDVIATPTSPIPAFKIGEKTSDPLQMYLADIYTIAVNLAGICGISIPCGFTQETADRPKLPVGLQLIGPAWGEEKILKVAHAYERATPWHLEKPPIALD
- the gatB gene encoding Asp-tRNA(Asn)/Glu-tRNA(Gln) amidotransferase subunit GatB; amino-acid sequence: MSAIPYEAVIGLEVHVQIKTATKMFCGCRNEFGAEPNTNVCPVCLGYPGALPTPNREAIVKTIATGLMLHCEIAKTCKFDRKNYFYPDMPKNYQISQYDQPLCLGGRIDLYTLAFPKDAQKQEQALNPRSVRLHRIHLEEDVAKSFHFEGYSGIDFNRAGTPLMEIVSEADIRTPEEAFAYLTALKQILIYGNISDADMEKGQMRCDVNVSVRPAGATTFGTKCEIKNLNSISAVRRALAYEIDRQIQIVSQGGTIRQETRRWDDARGQTYVMRTKEQAHDYRYFPDPDLMPIRTDDGLLKEAESLVPELPAAKKKRFQERYGLSEYQASVLASERSFADYFELAAQGAKQPSLVANYLTNDYLAAHDITEPVKIPAAHFAQLANLVDSGKINSKQAREVLAAMFESGEEPEKIVQAKGMTQMSDIAELERLCDEAIAANPRSVADFKAGKEAAINAFKGYIMKATKGKAHPQLMNEILRRKLTEGK
- a CDS encoding DUF4931 domain-containing protein, whose protein sequence is MSELRRDALLRHWVIFCPERVRRPLEFHEEGIRMQEVNAFLPGHEQLTPPEVYAIGEAGRAPNTPGWRVRVVPNRYPALRVEGQLEASACGHNDCLTGIGAHEVVVETPDPNKELHDQSPQGVFEVLQAYRARMLDLTRDLRMRYIVAFKNVGPLAGASLKHPHSQIMGLPVVPPVFIHELNNAREYYLRHERNYFDDLIRQELSMDIRIVIENRDFVVLCPYASRFSFEMWVVPRRQSSDFRTVQDYELHTCADVLKQSLSRLQKILKRPSYNLVLYTAPLRAMPGQAESLWESCYRWHFKIMPRLAGIAGLELGTGVFMNPIMPEEAARHLRSMR
- a CDS encoding metallophosphoesterase, with translation MNRREFLKRAFWIATGVGIPWGGYCSWLQTRRWVMRHYTLFLPDLPLAWEGSRVVFIADFHHSWYFEVEKIQEAVEAIHGLDPDIILLGGDYVHYGYKVRHYLDSVFEVLKALRAREGVFGVLGNHDAHENLSYARERMIRAGITDLSNAFTRLIRKGETLRLAGLSDVNTEVPRSDRAELNQPTKECTLLVTHNPDVFEHLREYVHYSFAFAGHTHGGQVYIPGFGAPIISSAFGQKYRYGFIRTYTGTVYVTSGYGSAFPPVRFFCPPEICLFILKKEGNAS